Genomic DNA from Caldicellulosiruptor hydrothermalis 108:
TTTCTTGTAAAATTGTGGTCCACGTACTTTGTAGCTGTTTGGATAATACTTGGAAGTTTTATAAGGTTTTGTGGTTTTAATACCTTTTCAATCAAAGCAAACACAAATTTTTTCTGCATCTCAATTCTACCCAAATCTCCGCCTCTGCCATACTCTTTGCCGTTTGAATTGTGTCGCCAGCGCAAAAACTCAACTGCCTTTTCCCCATCCAAATGTTGAAGACCTGCAGGGATATCTATAAAAAGCTCTTTGCCCGGTGTTGTATCTTTGTAATATAAATGAAAAGGAACTTCAACATCCACTCCACCAACTGCGTCAACAATTTTTTTGACCGCTTCATAATTTAGGGCAACATATCTGTCAATTTTTACGCCCAGAAGATCTTCTACAGTTTTTATGGCCAGCTTTGACTTGCCATAGGCATATGCAGCATTGATTTTTGAATATCCTCTTATACCCTCTATCTTTACTCTTGTATCCCTTGGAATAGAAATAATAACTGGTTGGAAATCTTTCTGGATACGGACAAGCATTATGGTGTCTGACCTTCCACCTTCTTTTTCATCTCCTCCAAGAACCAAAATGTTCATTGGCAAATTATTCTCAAGCCCGTTTGTCTCAGTATTTGTAACCTTTTCAATGAGACTATTTATTATTGGCGGAAGTGCCTTTGTATTTTTATAATACAAAGCTGTTGCAACAATGAGCAAAAATATAACTGCTACAGTAGCCAAAAAAGATGCCAAAAACATTTTTGCTTCTTTCTTGATTCGTATCTTCTTCACCTTACTTCCCCGCTTTCTCGTAATATAAGCCAATTTCTTGCATAAATAGTATTGGGATGTATTAATCCACCACGGTCAATTACATACTTTAAAGTATTATCCATAGCCATCACAACTGCTTTTTCTAAATCTTCAAACGATTTTTCCCTCAGTTTTTCTACCTGTTCAAATTGTCTTGAAGGCTCAATCAAATCTGCTACATATATTATCTTTTCTAACTTTGACATATTTTCTCTTCCAGTTGTATGATATGCAATAGCATTTAAGATGTCAACATCTTCTATTCCAAAGAGCTTTCTTGCCAAATAACTTCCAGCAGGACCGTGTAAAAGCTCTATTTGACTTCGCATAATGTTATCTATAACTATACCAGATTTCAAGGCACAATTCAACAACTGCTGCTTATCAAGGCACTTTGCAACATCATGAACAAGACCTGCAATCATTGCTTTTTGTACATCTTCGCCAAACCTTTCAGCAAGCTTTACTGCACACTCCATTGTTCCAATCGAATGCACGTACCTTTTCTCATCCAAAAGTTCTTTTAATTTATCTTTAATCTGTTCAATTTTCACCTTTTGTAAAGCCCCTTTCTCTTAATATATTCTTCCACCTTTGGATGAACCATATATCTTATACTTTTGTTCTGGCGAATTAGTTTTCTTATCTCTGTTGAAGATATATCAACAATAGGCATCTGAATCAAAGTAATCTCTTGAGCATATTTAGAAGAAAGCTTTTCTATTTCCTTTTTTATCGCACACAAATCTCTTTCTCGTGGAAGAACAATAAGAGGGTATCTTCTTAAAATCTCTTCTGCCTTGTACCACTTCACTATCTCTGAAAGATTGTCGCTTCCAATAATAAAATATACTCTTTCATAAATAGATGAAAAATACTCAAGCGTATCTATCGTCCAGCTTGGTCCACTTTTTTTGATTTCAAAGTCGCTTATATCAAAATATGGATTATCTTCTATTGAAAGCTTAACCATTTCAAACCTGTCGCTCGCATCTGCTACATCTTCAATCTTGTGCGGAGGATGTCCATTGGGGACAAATATAACCTTTTGCACTTGCGAAAAATTCAAAACATACTGAGCCATAATTAGATGTCCAATGTGAATGGGATTAAAAGTACCACCAAACAAAGCTACCTTCATTCACAGACTCCTTGAAAAATTCTTCATATCTAAGATATTATAATAAAATAAATCCCTTTAAATCTCAAGAAAATTTAAGTTAGCTCATTGCATAATTATTCATTTAGGTGTATAATTTTATAAAACCAATTAAATCATGTGAGGGGAGATAAAGAAAATGAAACTGAACAAAGTGGTCTTGGCATATTCAGGTGGACTTGATACCTCAGTCATTATTCCCTGGCTTAAAGAAAACTTTGACTGTGAAGTAATTGCCGTGGTTGTTGATGTAGGACAGGAAGATGACTTTGAAGCCATAAAAGAAAAAGCTTACAAGACGGGTGCTTCAAAAGTTTACATCGAAGATGCCAAAGAAGAGTTTGTGAATGAATATATATTCCCCACTTTGAAAGCTGGAGCTATATATGAAGGAAAATATCTGCTTGGAACATCAATGGCAAGACCTTTAATTGCCAAGAAACTGGTCAATATCGCGAAAAAAGAAAACGCTGATGCAATAGCGCACGGTGCAACAGGAAAAGGAAACGACCAGGTAAGATTTGAAGTGACAATTAAAGCGCTTATGCCACAAATAAAGATAATAGCTCCTTGGCGAATTTGGAATTTAAAATCGCGCGAGGATGAGCTCAATTATCTTGCCCAAAAAGGAATTGATATTCCTTTTAAAAAAGAAGAAAGTTACAGCATGGACGGGAACATATGGCATCTTTCTCATGAAGGGCTTGACTTAGAAGACCCATGGAACATGCCTGACTTTGATAAGGTATTAAAGATTACAAAAAATCCTCTTAAACTTGCTGACTCTCCAGAGACTGTGGAGATTGAATTTGAAAAAGGAATTCCTGTGAAGGTAAACGGTCAGCAAATGAATGGAGTTGAACTTTTGAAAACTTTGAACAAAATAGGGGCAAATCATGGAATTGGCATTGCGGACATAGTTGAAAACAGGCTTGTTGGAATGAAATCGCGCGGCGTGTATGAAACCCCTGGCGGAACAATTCTTTATTATGCTCACAGGGAATTGGAATACCTCTGCCTTGACAGAGCTACTTTGCATTTTAAAGACATGGTTGCAATTAGATTTGCTGAACTTGTTTATGATGGGCTTTGGTTTTCACCGTTAAGAGAAGCACTTTCAGCATTTGTT
This window encodes:
- a CDS encoding LCP family protein gives rise to the protein MKKIRIKKEAKMFLASFLATVAVIFLLIVATALYYKNTKALPPIINSLIEKVTNTETNGLENNLPMNILVLGGDEKEGGRSDTIMLVRIQKDFQPVIISIPRDTRVKIEGIRGYSKINAAYAYGKSKLAIKTVEDLLGVKIDRYVALNYEAVKKIVDAVGGVDVEVPFHLYYKDTTPGKELFIDIPAGLQHLDGEKAVEFLRWRHNSNGKEYGRGGDLGRIEMQKKFVFALIEKVLKPQNLIKLPSIIQTATKYVDHNFTRNEMIWFVQNAGKFSSQNIMTAVLPGYPKYIDNVSYYILDEEKCKQLVEDLNEPEIIKENIRIKVIGESGSEKAALLKSELESRGYVNVGLGSQKSIQNSTIELKRINRKYLEQLRNDIDLSTFQVVYSPDYEEKYDIYIKVK
- the yqeK gene encoding bis(5'-nucleosyl)-tetraphosphatase (symmetrical) YqeK → MKIEQIKDKLKELLDEKRYVHSIGTMECAVKLAERFGEDVQKAMIAGLVHDVAKCLDKQQLLNCALKSGIVIDNIMRSQIELLHGPAGSYLARKLFGIEDVDILNAIAYHTTGRENMSKLEKIIYVADLIEPSRQFEQVEKLREKSFEDLEKAVVMAMDNTLKYVIDRGGLIHPNTIYARNWLILRESGEVR
- the nadD gene encoding nicotinate (nicotinamide) nucleotide adenylyltransferase — encoded protein: MKVALFGGTFNPIHIGHLIMAQYVLNFSQVQKVIFVPNGHPPHKIEDVADASDRFEMVKLSIEDNPYFDISDFEIKKSGPSWTIDTLEYFSSIYERVYFIIGSDNLSEIVKWYKAEEILRRYPLIVLPRERDLCAIKKEIEKLSSKYAQEITLIQMPIVDISSTEIRKLIRQNKSIRYMVHPKVEEYIKRKGLYKR
- a CDS encoding argininosuccinate synthase, whose translation is MKLNKVVLAYSGGLDTSVIIPWLKENFDCEVIAVVVDVGQEDDFEAIKEKAYKTGASKVYIEDAKEEFVNEYIFPTLKAGAIYEGKYLLGTSMARPLIAKKLVNIAKKENADAIAHGATGKGNDQVRFEVTIKALMPQIKIIAPWRIWNLKSREDELNYLAQKGIDIPFKKEESYSMDGNIWHLSHEGLDLEDPWNMPDFDKVLKITKNPLKLADSPETVEIEFEKGIPVKVNGQQMNGVELLKTLNKIGANHGIGIADIVENRLVGMKSRGVYETPGGTILYYAHRELEYLCLDRATLHFKDMVAIRFAELVYDGLWFSPLREALSAFVDKTQEVVNGTVKLVLYRGNIYSAGSKSPNSLYIKDLATFEEDQMYNQKDAEGFINLFGLPLKVFGMVNRKEDEEN